From Oceanipulchritudo coccoides, the proteins below share one genomic window:
- a CDS encoding hybrid sensor histidine kinase/response regulator transcription factor, protein MFPSAFDPDWLKVFRSSSRILKLLTWLLLLGSHAWAVVDSGPKLEYLAYDKWRWRELKQLSDIQIRSIDESIDGILWIGGGDSLYAYDGYKTRRVPLDVEDEEIRSIAVLDEGHIHYLTKSHWGRIKNGSMEILMSLEAPDVATSELATDDNGNVFLGTSGGLLRFSHNSIEPVEVLFERIDNVTFSSAGEIWLSESNSGRLAVYRTSTDGSANVDLVKLISPSIPIAEYPFKLFPDAKGKVWIVSEDPEVPPVYFTRDYSEVILDDLRGLGGSNVCFGITESHDGSIWISARRFLHRYVNDNWEVLDSEFLDIPTSAPLLYTLNDGSLLISGPREKVVILNLDSGRFSGFKGLHFEGEDRFGGQWFISEDGRVGRNSEDGALWTWFSADDGIPESPSLIFFSSDGTIWVAGSHEMAACVSRFDGETWTRDSFNEMGYRIGHLSAFETSGGDVLFGNGSEHTPPSKWEGGLVRYSPAQGGYTYSRQLPPEVPYRVSCIGEGPDGALFISGPGLNKITDSAVSIVPVPGLERPSWWIDHMAVGTDNTLWLCAWGKGVYRYLAGEWQVYTESDGLLSNRAIYSLPSRFWDGVWVTTQKGIVRFDGTAWTSVFPFPDQMTRESSTLQETDDGELWINIASRAWFFRSTPDPVKSGSYYSIRYVPERNPPVVSLVETPRARVIDGNQYFQWEGFDFWSETPADALEYSYRVNGADWSPFATGNQINLSDLKPGDYTFDVRARDRDWNVSASPASYTFAVVSPLWKRPWFIATMVFTVGLIAFLITLIIRNRVRHILEIEELKIQFFTYLSHELRTPLAVVLGPIESAMKQVENTAVLQNLALARKNANRVLSLVDQLLDFRKFEYSKKTFNPEASDLCVFLRDSVESIRSLSDDKNQRIEYQSSLSPGYFLFDGDMLQKICNNLISNAIKYSPEGSAVTVEAELLSPADPEESPVLMLSVADEGPGITPDDQKLIFAPFYRIKRDSSRGKGAGLGLALVKDLVNAWGGTIAIESPCKGEEGTRFQVSLPVQKEDRQEDLAIQVEEATANDDQGRGQDVVLLVDDDADFRSFVKSELQTQFQVICAKDGAEGVKLAGKHMPGVIVSDFHMPGMSGEGLCRAIKGELETCHIPIILLTSDLSPETELVAVKSFADEFLHKPVSIELLSARLDAVLETRRRLRERFTKQLKIEPAEIAVTSTDEKLLGKAIEVVEKNIQDDTFNVDEFSHQMAMSSRTLYRKLRAITGISPSQFIRSIRLKRAAQFFQGGITNVSDVMVRVGILDASHFSRTFKKEFGKSPRQYVADSEGED, encoded by the coding sequence ATGTTTCCTAGTGCCTTCGATCCAGATTGGCTGAAAGTATTCCGTTCCAGCTCCCGGATTCTCAAGCTCCTTACATGGCTGCTACTTCTCGGGAGCCATGCCTGGGCAGTCGTCGATTCGGGACCCAAACTGGAGTATCTTGCGTACGATAAATGGCGCTGGCGTGAGTTGAAACAATTGAGCGATATCCAAATACGGAGTATCGATGAGTCGATCGATGGAATTCTCTGGATCGGAGGAGGAGATAGTCTGTATGCATATGATGGATACAAGACCCGGCGTGTCCCGCTGGATGTGGAGGATGAAGAAATCCGTTCTATCGCGGTGCTGGATGAGGGGCATATCCACTATCTGACCAAATCTCATTGGGGCAGAATAAAAAACGGCAGCATGGAAATCCTGATGTCGCTTGAAGCTCCCGATGTGGCAACAAGCGAACTTGCGACCGATGATAACGGAAATGTTTTTCTTGGAACCTCCGGTGGCCTATTACGGTTCAGTCACAATAGTATTGAGCCGGTGGAAGTCTTGTTTGAGCGGATTGATAACGTCACTTTTTCATCCGCTGGAGAGATTTGGCTCTCCGAATCTAATTCAGGCCGGCTGGCTGTCTACAGGACGTCCACGGACGGATCGGCCAATGTTGACCTCGTAAAGCTCATTAGCCCTTCGATTCCGATTGCGGAATATCCATTCAAGTTGTTCCCGGATGCCAAAGGCAAGGTATGGATTGTCTCGGAGGATCCGGAGGTGCCCCCAGTCTATTTTACCCGGGACTACTCCGAAGTCATTCTTGATGATTTGAGGGGTTTGGGTGGATCCAACGTATGTTTTGGCATAACCGAGAGTCATGACGGGTCCATCTGGATATCCGCGCGGCGCTTTCTTCATCGTTACGTTAACGATAACTGGGAAGTGCTCGATAGCGAATTTCTTGATATCCCGACTTCGGCCCCGCTCCTTTATACCCTCAACGATGGATCCCTCTTGATTAGCGGTCCCCGTGAAAAAGTCGTGATCCTCAACTTGGATTCGGGCCGCTTTTCCGGTTTCAAGGGGCTGCACTTCGAGGGGGAGGACCGGTTTGGTGGGCAATGGTTTATTTCGGAGGATGGCAGGGTTGGGCGAAATTCCGAGGATGGGGCACTCTGGACCTGGTTTTCCGCTGATGACGGGATTCCGGAATCGCCCAGCTTGATCTTCTTTTCCAGTGATGGGACAATCTGGGTTGCCGGAAGTCATGAAATGGCAGCTTGCGTCTCCCGGTTTGACGGGGAGACCTGGACCCGGGACAGCTTCAATGAAATGGGTTACCGGATCGGGCACTTGAGCGCTTTTGAAACCAGCGGCGGCGATGTCCTCTTCGGCAATGGATCCGAACACACACCTCCCAGCAAGTGGGAGGGTGGTCTGGTTCGCTACTCGCCTGCCCAGGGTGGATACACCTATTCACGCCAACTCCCTCCCGAGGTGCCTTACCGTGTCTCCTGCATTGGGGAGGGCCCGGACGGGGCCCTGTTCATTTCCGGTCCTGGATTAAACAAAATCACAGATTCTGCGGTTTCGATTGTCCCGGTGCCCGGCTTGGAGCGCCCCAGTTGGTGGATTGACCATATGGCTGTCGGAACGGATAACACCCTTTGGTTATGTGCCTGGGGCAAGGGCGTTTACAGATACCTTGCCGGTGAATGGCAGGTATATACCGAGTCAGACGGTTTATTGAGCAACCGCGCCATCTATTCCCTGCCAAGCCGCTTCTGGGACGGTGTCTGGGTTACCACGCAAAAGGGAATTGTTCGTTTTGATGGCACCGCCTGGACCTCCGTTTTTCCCTTCCCTGACCAGATGACCCGTGAATCCAGCACCCTGCAGGAGACAGACGATGGCGAACTTTGGATTAATATCGCCTCGCGTGCATGGTTCTTCAGGTCTACCCCTGATCCGGTAAAGTCCGGATCCTACTATTCCATCCGGTATGTTCCGGAAAGAAATCCACCCGTTGTGTCACTTGTAGAGACACCGCGAGCCAGGGTCATTGACGGCAACCAGTATTTCCAATGGGAAGGCTTTGATTTCTGGTCGGAAACACCAGCTGATGCCCTCGAGTATTCCTACCGTGTCAACGGGGCGGACTGGAGCCCGTTTGCCACAGGAAACCAGATCAACCTGTCCGACTTGAAACCGGGCGACTATACCTTTGATGTGCGTGCCCGCGACAGGGACTGGAATGTCTCAGCCAGTCCAGCCAGTTACACCTTTGCGGTCGTTTCACCCCTTTGGAAACGGCCGTGGTTTATCGCCACAATGGTCTTCACGGTTGGACTGATTGCCTTCCTGATCACCCTGATCATTCGCAACCGGGTTCGTCACATCCTTGAGATCGAGGAGTTGAAAATCCAGTTTTTTACCTACCTTTCGCATGAGTTGCGGACGCCTCTCGCGGTTGTCCTCGGCCCGATCGAGAGTGCCATGAAACAGGTCGAAAACACGGCCGTCCTGCAAAACCTGGCCTTGGCCAGGAAGAATGCCAACCGGGTCCTTTCGCTGGTCGACCAGTTGCTGGATTTCAGGAAATTCGAGTATTCCAAGAAGACCTTCAATCCGGAGGCCTCAGACCTGTGCGTTTTCCTGCGAGATTCAGTTGAATCGATTCGCTCCCTGAGCGATGATAAAAACCAGCGCATTGAGTATCAGTCCTCCCTCAGTCCAGGGTATTTCCTGTTCGATGGCGATATGCTGCAGAAAATCTGCAACAACCTGATCAGCAATGCCATCAAGTACTCTCCAGAAGGAAGTGCCGTGACTGTGGAGGCTGAACTCCTCAGTCCAGCAGATCCGGAGGAGTCACCGGTGCTGATGCTCTCAGTGGCAGATGAAGGGCCCGGGATTACCCCGGATGACCAGAAGTTGATTTTTGCGCCATTTTATCGAATCAAGCGCGATAGCAGCCGGGGGAAGGGCGCTGGATTGGGCCTCGCCCTCGTAAAGGACCTGGTGAACGCTTGGGGAGGCACCATCGCCATTGAGAGTCCCTGCAAGGGTGAAGAAGGCACGCGGTTTCAAGTCAGTCTGCCCGTTCAAAAAGAGGATCGGCAGGAGGATTTGGCGATCCAGGTAGAGGAGGCCACGGCAAATGATGATCAAGGGAGAGGACAGGATGTGGTCCTTCTGGTTGATGACGATGCTGACTTCCGCAGCTTCGTAAAATCCGAGTTGCAGACACAGTTTCAGGTAATTTGCGCCAAGGACGGAGCGGAAGGGGTGAAGCTGGCCGGGAAGCACATGCCCGGAGTCATTGTCTCGGACTTTCACATGCCTGGCATGAGTGGAGAGGGCCTGTGCCGGGCGATCAAGGGCGAACTCGAGACCTGCCACATCCCGATCATCCTCCTGACATCAGACCTGTCGCCTGAAACGGAACTCGTCGCGGTTAAAAGCTTTGCCGACGAATTCCTGCACAAGCCGGTTAGTATCGAGTTGCTGAGTGCCCGTCTAGATGCGGTTCTGGAGACTAGGCGTCGTTTGCGGGAACGTTTTACAAAACAGTTGAAGATTGAGCCTGCAGAAATTGCCGTGACCTCGACGGACGAAAAGTTGCTGGGCAAAGCGATTGAAGTGGTTGAAAAGAACATTCAGGACGACACTTTCAACGTGGACGAGTTTTCCCATCAGATGGCCATGAGCTCCCGTACGCTCTACCGTAAGCTCCGGGCAATAACAGGGATTTCCCCCTCCCAGTTTATTCGGTCAATCCGGTTGAAGCGGGCGGCCCAATTCTTCCAGGGAGGCATCACCAATGTCTCCGATGTCATGGTGCGAGTCGGCATCCTGGATGCCTCCCATTTTAGTCGGACCTTCAAAAAGGAATTTGGCAAGTCGCCGCGCCAGTATGTTGCTGATTCTGAAGGGGAGGATTGA
- a CDS encoding sodium:solute symporter family transporter: MHYLEVILFLTAVIGVIGLGIWKSRDEALDSDHGASDYFLAGRGLTWWLVGFSLIAANISTEQFVGMSGASANWLGMAIASYEWMAAVTLIFVAFWFLPKFLKAGLYTIPEFLEYRFDPVARMTMSIPAVVTLVFVTTSSVIYSGAKFVSEYYHTVPILNSLTAMCWLIALFAAVYVFIGGLKACAWTDLIWGAALIMGGMIVMWMAFSTLADKPAEELLLTKVSNSEATLADIENAGAWERFMLLNDGVNGEAEVRNGPNGSGGKVHMVRPMEDPDIPWTALLLGLWIPNFFYWGLNQYIVQRTLGSKSLAEGQKGIVFAAFLKLIIPFIVVIPGILAFNLFSGDLLNSVTGEYDYDRAFPVLVRNLIKPYPLISWFVLAALCGAVISSLASMLNSASTLATMDLYAKITGEKNEAKLVKVGRFLVIVFVLLSALVAPKLDNFTSIFAYIQEFQGFISPGILAVFIFGFFSPRTPRYFGALGIAINVVSYGAFKWLIGPLLVQNGLWYADQIAFLDRMAICLFIVLFTGVFITIINPMKEPVKMPVNDTIDVTSSRTAKIAGIGVVILTGILYVVFW; this comes from the coding sequence ATGCACTATTTAGAGGTTATTCTTTTTCTCACTGCCGTGATCGGCGTCATTGGTCTTGGAATCTGGAAAAGTCGCGATGAAGCGCTTGATAGCGATCATGGCGCATCAGATTACTTTCTGGCCGGTCGTGGCCTGACCTGGTGGCTTGTTGGATTCTCGCTGATCGCGGCTAACATCTCGACTGAGCAATTTGTGGGGATGTCGGGGGCTTCGGCTAACTGGCTTGGGATGGCCATTGCTTCCTATGAATGGATGGCCGCAGTCACGCTTATCTTTGTCGCCTTCTGGTTTCTGCCGAAATTCCTGAAAGCGGGCCTATATACGATTCCCGAGTTCCTGGAATACCGTTTTGATCCGGTCGCGCGGATGACCATGTCCATTCCAGCGGTTGTCACGCTGGTCTTCGTGACCACCTCCTCAGTCATTTATTCCGGCGCTAAATTTGTCTCGGAGTATTACCACACGGTTCCGATCTTGAACAGCCTGACGGCAATGTGCTGGCTAATCGCCCTGTTTGCGGCGGTTTATGTCTTTATTGGCGGTTTGAAGGCCTGTGCCTGGACAGACCTGATCTGGGGGGCAGCCTTGATTATGGGCGGGATGATTGTCATGTGGATGGCCTTCTCAACCTTGGCCGACAAGCCCGCTGAAGAGCTCCTGCTGACCAAGGTTTCCAATTCGGAAGCAACTTTGGCAGACATTGAGAACGCGGGTGCATGGGAGCGATTCATGTTGCTTAATGACGGAGTCAACGGGGAGGCTGAAGTTCGAAATGGTCCTAATGGATCTGGAGGAAAAGTGCACATGGTCCGGCCTATGGAGGATCCTGATATCCCATGGACAGCCCTCCTGCTTGGTCTGTGGATACCCAATTTCTTTTACTGGGGACTGAATCAATACATTGTCCAGCGGACTCTGGGGTCAAAGTCATTGGCGGAGGGTCAGAAGGGGATTGTTTTTGCTGCCTTTCTGAAATTGATCATTCCCTTTATCGTCGTCATCCCGGGTATCCTGGCATTCAATTTATTCAGTGGCGACCTGCTTAATTCCGTCACTGGGGAATATGATTATGACCGGGCCTTCCCGGTTCTGGTAAGGAATCTCATCAAGCCCTATCCATTGATTTCCTGGTTCGTACTGGCGGCCCTCTGTGGTGCTGTTATCAGTTCGCTGGCCTCCATGTTGAATTCCGCCTCAACCCTGGCCACGATGGACCTGTATGCGAAAATCACTGGAGAAAAGAATGAGGCCAAATTGGTCAAGGTTGGGCGGTTCCTCGTGATTGTATTCGTTCTTCTTTCGGCATTGGTCGCCCCGAAGCTGGATAATTTCACAAGTATTTTTGCCTATATTCAGGAATTCCAAGGCTTTATTTCCCCTGGAATTCTGGCCGTATTCATTTTTGGTTTCTTCTCGCCCAGAACTCCCCGATATTTCGGGGCCCTTGGCATTGCCATCAATGTTGTCTCCTATGGCGCTTTCAAGTGGCTGATCGGCCCGTTACTGGTTCAAAATGGTCTTTGGTACGCTGACCAGATCGCTTTTCTGGACCGGATGGCCATCTGCTTGTTCATTGTCCTGTTTACCGGTGTCTTCATTACAATAATCAATCCAATGAAGGAACCGGTGAAAATGCCGGTCAATGACACGATTGATGTCACCTCTTCACGGACCGCCAAGATTGCCGGCATCGGCGTCGTCATTTTGACGGGAATCCTTTATGTGGTGTTCTGGTAA
- a CDS encoding alpha/beta hydrolase yields the protein MFAAKLTGPLLLGLLLVSGCASFNASRQDKIYQEVLYLTTREDTGKSDPGERFAGERGKTRYGAAMVAIDPEPVLSAFSVAQTNRLMQRPQLPRRQALQKIQPLQKDAFMEAIGRYSMDREVPEDILIFIHGYKRSFADSVENAARLRYQLAFPGPAIAFSWPSTDSVSGYLADVENLDWSVPALRDLIEGMGERFPHTRLHLVAHSLGNRALLQLLAELLQNDQEADRLPIGQLVLIAPDFDRDIFMRDVAPELHRLPFRKTLYVSSEDFPLMASGKVFQYPRLGDSRELPPIIKGVETIDVSDAINVFNGHGYYEANRATIEDLYFLIRENKPAHERPGLIQVETDEGPYWRLQPVM from the coding sequence ATGTTTGCGGCTAAATTAACGGGACCCTTGTTGCTGGGGCTTTTGCTCGTTTCCGGTTGTGCAAGCTTCAATGCTTCCCGGCAGGATAAGATTTATCAAGAGGTGCTCTACCTGACTACACGTGAGGACACAGGTAAATCAGATCCCGGTGAGCGTTTTGCAGGAGAACGGGGGAAGACCCGTTACGGTGCCGCGATGGTGGCAATCGATCCGGAGCCGGTCTTGTCAGCCTTTTCGGTTGCTCAAACAAACCGGCTGATGCAACGCCCTCAACTTCCACGGCGGCAAGCGCTACAGAAGATCCAGCCGCTTCAGAAGGATGCCTTCATGGAAGCTATTGGCCGGTATTCCATGGATCGCGAAGTGCCCGAAGACATTCTGATCTTCATTCATGGCTACAAGCGCAGCTTTGCCGATTCAGTGGAAAACGCCGCCCGCTTACGATACCAGCTTGCCTTCCCCGGACCGGCCATTGCCTTTTCATGGCCCTCGACGGATTCGGTCTCCGGCTACCTCGCCGACGTCGAAAACCTCGACTGGTCGGTGCCAGCCTTGCGCGACCTGATTGAAGGAATGGGGGAGCGATTCCCGCACACGCGCTTGCATCTTGTTGCCCACAGTCTGGGCAATCGTGCCCTTCTGCAGTTGCTGGCGGAACTTCTTCAAAATGATCAGGAAGCGGATCGTCTTCCCATCGGGCAACTCGTCCTGATCGCTCCAGACTTCGATCGCGACATCTTCATGCGGGACGTTGCACCCGAACTTCATCGATTACCGTTTCGCAAAACGCTTTATGTCTCCTCCGAGGACTTTCCATTGATGGCCTCCGGGAAGGTCTTCCAGTATCCCCGTCTGGGGGATTCGCGTGAGCTTCCTCCCATCATCAAGGGAGTGGAAACCATTGATGTCTCCGACGCCATCAACGTTTTCAACGGCCATGGCTACTATGAAGCAAACCGTGCCACCATCGAGGATCTATACTTTCTCATCCGTGAGAATAAACCGGCCCATGAACGGCCGGGACTGATTCAGGTCGAGACCGATGAGGGACCCTACTGGCGACTCCAGCCGGTCATGTGA
- a CDS encoding PQQ-dependent sugar dehydrogenase, protein MNFGISSAVLIALLTPSLLSAQDYFPDPIPPSGIALKVSEVAVVPDSSPGQPPRLSVLTEDPAGRLFVNDQRGPLYLVDEPTGTVTEYLDIRDYSELDILATFEAGFQSFAFHPDFLKEGAAGYGRLYTIHSSNDTSTSPDFDPGGSTSLHTLLLEWRAANPGAATFIPAQPLNPYRELMRLKQPFGNHNAGLVAFNSSVPSDDPDYGNLYIAIGDGGSGGDPQENGEDASNPFGAILRIDPLGTNSANGAYGIVAANALAADGDSNTLGEIYVYGLRNPQRFGWDAVTGNCFIADIGQNAVEEINLASNGANFGWDVREGSFTFEGADSASLTGPIAEYDHTNPVVDMPTAINNRAVTVGEVVRGACIPELEGKLLLADFPTGLIFLLDVSDDPFDGGQDGLSTLTLLDAEGAPRSFIDLINTARAARGLSSSTRTDLRFSVNTPGRLYLTNKQDGIVRRILPTANPEISISQALSGELEVIFSGSLEQSSNLMEWETVKPQPLSPWTIAPPQESQFLRVLSK, encoded by the coding sequence ATGAATTTTGGTATTTCCAGCGCAGTCCTCATTGCCCTCCTCACACCCAGCTTATTATCCGCGCAGGATTATTTCCCTGATCCAATACCCCCGAGTGGGATTGCCCTGAAAGTGAGTGAAGTTGCTGTGGTTCCCGATTCGAGTCCCGGGCAACCGCCGCGGCTCAGCGTCCTGACCGAGGACCCCGCAGGCCGGCTCTTTGTCAACGACCAGCGCGGACCGCTTTACCTGGTTGATGAGCCCACCGGGACGGTCACTGAATACTTGGACATTCGCGATTACTCTGAACTGGATATCCTGGCGACCTTCGAAGCCGGTTTTCAAAGTTTCGCCTTTCATCCTGATTTTCTGAAAGAAGGAGCCGCGGGTTACGGACGTTTGTACACCATTCACAGTAGCAATGATACATCCACCTCGCCGGATTTTGATCCTGGCGGCAGTACGAGCCTTCACACTCTTCTGCTTGAGTGGCGGGCAGCTAATCCCGGTGCGGCCACTTTCATTCCCGCGCAACCGCTCAATCCTTATCGTGAATTGATGCGGCTGAAACAGCCTTTTGGAAACCACAATGCCGGACTGGTGGCTTTCAATTCCTCGGTCCCCTCAGATGATCCGGATTATGGTAACCTTTACATCGCGATCGGCGATGGCGGATCCGGGGGCGATCCACAGGAAAATGGCGAGGATGCCTCCAATCCTTTTGGTGCCATCTTGCGTATCGATCCTTTGGGTACAAATTCCGCAAACGGAGCGTACGGGATTGTCGCTGCCAACGCCCTGGCCGCGGATGGAGATTCCAATACGCTTGGTGAAATTTATGTCTACGGCTTGCGCAATCCCCAACGCTTTGGATGGGATGCCGTTACCGGGAATTGTTTTATCGCCGACATTGGCCAGAACGCGGTCGAGGAGATTAACCTTGCCTCCAACGGGGCCAATTTTGGCTGGGATGTGCGCGAAGGGAGCTTCACCTTTGAGGGGGCGGATTCCGCAAGCTTGACGGGTCCGATTGCTGAATATGACCATACAAATCCTGTTGTGGACATGCCGACTGCTATTAACAACCGGGCTGTGACGGTCGGTGAAGTGGTGCGTGGCGCCTGCATACCGGAACTGGAAGGCAAGCTGCTTCTCGCAGATTTCCCAACCGGTCTCATTTTCCTTCTGGATGTTTCGGACGATCCCTTTGACGGAGGCCAGGACGGATTGTCGACCTTGACGCTTCTCGATGCGGAAGGCGCTCCCCGTAGCTTCATCGACTTGATCAACACCGCCAGGGCAGCAAGGGGGCTGTCCTCTTCCACGCGAACCGACCTGCGGTTTTCCGTCAATACGCCAGGCCGCTTGTATTTGACCAACAAACAGGATGGAATCGTGCGCCGCATTCTCCCGACCGCGAATCCTGAAATCTCGATTTCACAGGCACTATCCGGTGAGCTGGAGGTGATTTTTTCAGGCTCATTGGAGCAGAGTAGCAATCTTATGGAATGGGAAACCGTGAAGCCACAACCGCTTTCTCCGTGGACAATTGCCCCACCTCAGGAAAGCCAGTTCCTGCGGGTACTGAGCAAGTGA